In Terriglobia bacterium, a genomic segment contains:
- a CDS encoding polysaccharide deacetylase family protein: MNPLIVVLPIALSGAAGLVAYGAAYPRAQLFGPTLCRTASPRQLALTFDDGPNPAITPQLLDLLARYDARATFFLIGRYVRQSPELVREIAARGHAIGNHTETHANLFWCGPARLRAELGRCQEAIASVLGAPPLLLRPPYGFRSPFLDAAARAAGIRRVVMWTLLPHDWYPQPAEPLIWRMQPVARRAQGARQGAPPRSGGDIVCLHDGDHRRPGGDRRHTLAALEYWLPRWRDLGLEFVTIPAIAGEGPR; the protein is encoded by the coding sequence ATGAATCCCCTGATCGTCGTGCTTCCCATCGCGCTCTCCGGTGCCGCGGGCCTCGTGGCCTATGGCGCGGCCTATCCGCGCGCCCAGCTCTTCGGGCCCACCCTGTGCCGCACGGCGTCGCCCCGGCAGTTGGCCCTCACCTTCGACGACGGTCCCAACCCTGCCATCACTCCGCAGCTTCTCGACCTGCTGGCCCGCTATGACGCCCGCGCCACCTTCTTCCTGATCGGGCGCTACGTCCGGCAGTCGCCGGAACTGGTGCGCGAGATCGCCGCGCGCGGCCACGCCATCGGCAATCACACGGAAACCCATGCGAATCTCTTCTGGTGCGGCCCGGCGCGGCTGCGCGCGGAGCTTGGCCGCTGCCAGGAGGCCATCGCCTCGGTGCTCGGCGCGCCCCCGCTGCTGTTGCGCCCTCCCTACGGCTTCCGCAGCCCCTTCCTCGACGCCGCCGCGCGCGCGGCCGGGATTCGCCGCGTGGTGATGTGGACGCTCCTCCCGCACGACTGGTATCCGCAACCCGCCGAGCCCCTGATCTGGCGGATGCAGCCGGTGGCGCGCCGCGCGCAAGGGGCACGGCAGGGCGCGCCGCCGCGCTCCGGCGGCGACATCGTGTGCCTGCATGACGGGGATCACCGGCGCCCGGGCGGCGACCGCCGCCACACCCTTGCTGCGCTCGAATACTGGCTGCCACGCTGGCGCGACCTGGGCCTCGAATTTGTTACAATCCCTGCTATAGCGGGAGAAGGCCCGCGCTAA
- a CDS encoding allantoinase yields the protein MAKLALIYGMRLFPSEELGEVKEATVVLKNGKTVRVAMHLIEGSKEEIEAAFQQSAEAFFDMYPEI from the coding sequence ATGGCCAAGCTGGCGCTGATCTATGGGATGCGGCTGTTTCCCTCGGAGGAATTGGGCGAGGTGAAGGAAGCCACGGTGGTATTGAAAAACGGGAAGACGGTGCGGGTGGCCATGCACCTCATCGAAGGCAGCAAAGAAGAGATCGAAGCGGCCTTCCAGCAATCCGCCGAAGCCTTCTTCGACATGTACCCGGAAATCTAG
- a CDS encoding TrbI/VirB10 family protein, protein MFSTVLTPRKIFAWTAGFLLLVLPAAAQEPPGPQTMPPPAVAPAPRPAPATPRATGETLTVPAGTRLPVVLQNGISTQSAKPGDSVYFQTAFPVTQDNRILIPVGSYVRGEVTEAKRPGRVKGRGEIRLRLDTLILPNGYTINLNAAPTGADTGGKEKVDSEGKIEGGSNKGGDAATVARTTAAGATIGAIADRSAKGAGLGAGVGGLAGLAAVLLTRGPDVHLPRGATLDIVLERSLTLDADKLPFDTLGRMSPMPAPLRRPPQQ, encoded by the coding sequence ATGTTTTCGACGGTTCTGACTCCCCGTAAGATCTTTGCTTGGACGGCGGGCTTTCTCTTGCTGGTGCTGCCCGCCGCGGCCCAGGAGCCTCCCGGACCGCAGACCATGCCGCCGCCTGCCGTCGCTCCCGCCCCGCGCCCCGCGCCAGCTACGCCCAGGGCCACCGGCGAAACGCTGACCGTCCCGGCCGGGACCCGCCTGCCTGTCGTTCTCCAGAACGGTATTTCCACGCAAAGCGCCAAACCCGGCGACTCCGTCTATTTCCAGACCGCCTTTCCCGTCACCCAGGACAACCGCATCCTCATTCCCGTCGGCTCCTACGTGCGCGGCGAAGTCACCGAGGCCAAACGCCCCGGCCGCGTGAAGGGACGCGGCGAAATCCGCTTGCGCCTGGACACCCTCATCTTGCCCAACGGCTACACCATCAATCTCAACGCGGCTCCCACGGGCGCGGACACCGGCGGCAAGGAAAAAGTGGATTCCGAAGGAAAGATCGAGGGTGGCAGCAACAAGGGCGGTGACGCCGCGACGGTTGCGCGCACGACGGCGGCCGGTGCGACGATCGGCGCGATTGCCGACCGCAGCGCGAAAGGCGCCGGTCTTGGCGCCGGCGTGGGCGGCCTCGCGGGACTCGCCGCCGTGCTCCTGACGCGCGGCCCGGATGTCCATCTGCCGCGCGGCGCCACGCTGGATATCGTTCTCGAGCGCAGCCTCACCCTGGATGCGGATAAGCTGCCCTTCGACACTCTCGGGCGGATGTCGCCCATGCCCGCCCCCCTGCGTCGTCCGCCGCAGCAGTAG
- the thiO gene encoding glycine oxidase ThiO translates to MKTYDAVIAGGGLIGGAIAWELARAGLRVAIFDRQEPGQEASWASAGIISPAPEHPGMIPLVPLGKASAALYPGFIAQIEERSGQRTGYRAKGTLQALFAHEAREELSTLVALHRGLGLACEPLHAEEAREMEPALSEEVQAAALRPDEACVDNRLLTRAVLEAARRSGVEIFPGTGVEAVWAENGRCTGVITSAGKTAAGNTVIAAGCYSAGIGGAGSYAPVRPARGQMLALRSPALHIERVLWSERIYFVPRDDGRVVAGATVEYAGFEKKLTPAGILSLLEAALELAPAARDAEIVETWCGLRPDSPDHLPILGPTDVKGLLLATGHFRSGILLAPVTAQLVREWIVDQRVSLDVERLSPLRFHGAPNPAS, encoded by the coding sequence GTGAAAACGTACGACGCAGTGATTGCCGGCGGCGGTCTGATCGGCGGAGCCATCGCCTGGGAACTGGCGCGCGCCGGCTTGCGGGTGGCTATTTTCGACCGTCAGGAGCCGGGGCAGGAGGCGTCGTGGGCCAGCGCCGGAATTATTTCCCCGGCTCCCGAGCATCCGGGAATGATTCCGCTGGTGCCGCTGGGCAAGGCCAGCGCCGCGCTGTATCCGGGCTTCATCGCGCAGATCGAAGAGCGCAGCGGGCAGCGCACCGGGTACCGCGCGAAGGGCACGCTGCAGGCGCTGTTTGCCCACGAGGCGCGGGAGGAGTTAAGCACGCTGGTGGCGCTGCACCGCGGGCTGGGCCTGGCTTGCGAGCCGCTGCATGCGGAAGAGGCGCGGGAAATGGAGCCGGCGCTGAGCGAAGAGGTGCAGGCCGCCGCGCTGCGCCCGGACGAAGCCTGCGTGGACAACCGGCTGCTGACGCGCGCGGTGCTGGAAGCGGCGCGGCGCAGCGGCGTCGAGATTTTTCCGGGAACGGGCGTCGAAGCGGTGTGGGCGGAAAACGGCCGCTGCACCGGGGTGATCACCTCCGCCGGAAAGACCGCGGCGGGAAACACGGTCATCGCCGCGGGCTGCTATTCCGCGGGGATCGGCGGCGCCGGTAGCTACGCGCCGGTGCGGCCGGCGCGCGGGCAGATGCTGGCGCTGCGCTCCCCGGCGCTGCACATCGAGCGCGTGCTGTGGTCCGAGCGCATCTATTTCGTGCCGCGCGACGACGGGCGGGTGGTCGCCGGCGCGACCGTGGAGTACGCCGGCTTCGAGAAGAAGCTCACGCCCGCCGGAATCCTGTCCCTGCTGGAAGCGGCCCTGGAGCTCGCGCCGGCGGCGCGCGATGCGGAGATCGTGGAGACGTGGTGCGGGCTGCGGCCGGATTCCCCGGATCATCTGCCCATCCTGGGCCCCACCGACGTAAAGGGATTGCTGCTGGCCACGGGGCACTTCCGCAGCGGGATTCTGCTCGCGCCCGTCACCGCGCAACTGGTGCGCGAGTGGATCGTGGACCAGCGCGTCTCGCTGGACGTGGAGCGGCTGAGCCCGCTGCGTTTCCACGGCGCGCCAAATCCGGCGAGCTGA
- a CDS encoding HAMP domain-containing protein, which produces MQLRLRTKLTLMMTSMVLLVVAVLCTLFIALLTEQVLRQANERARAVALQTFLQAQHALADAAAQGLRPATGSAEDIHDYVRHAFEAHSGLRTQIGAALASSSDVDEVTIADTRGVVFVSSDANLPGIMVARRAPFTQLLNQNFFSKLRAIYGPQRQYEVDYAFTKGGQPFGDVRVRITTALLHNEMTKDLRPAAGIVLAALLLSTMLAALVSGASLRPLAQISAQLDRISAGQFDAPGANPRGLPGGSDELGQVSRKITQVGQQLRGVHEIFSTLRENLNQVMAGLEDGLLLFTRDARAVMISPAAEKFLAAPASDLLGRRAEEIFPPEHPLRKALRLEGDELSAVTAETQLETREGPKRVGVSVQAIEENGERMGALVTLRDLDSLENINTQLQVSERLAALGRITAGVAHEVKNPLNSMRLWLENLKEALPHEPEAAQQAVQVLDKEIDRLDTVVKRFLDFTRPTEVHLELTQLAKLLQEVLEVAKPQLQKANVGLAQLLPIDVPEVYVDRALLKQAVLNLVLNGVEAMPAGGQLRLVLSRRGDMAEISVSDTGGGIRPEDRQKIFQLFFTTRPGGSGIGLASTFRIVQLLNGSIDFTSEVGRGTTFHIDLPLAS; this is translated from the coding sequence ATGCAGCTACGGCTGCGAACCAAACTGACGCTGATGATGACGAGCATGGTGCTGCTCGTGGTAGCGGTGCTGTGCACGCTGTTCATCGCGCTGCTCACGGAGCAGGTGCTGCGCCAGGCGAACGAACGGGCGCGGGCGGTGGCCCTGCAGACTTTTCTGCAGGCGCAACATGCACTTGCGGACGCCGCCGCGCAAGGGCTGCGGCCGGCCACCGGGAGCGCGGAGGATATCCACGACTACGTGCGCCACGCTTTCGAAGCGCACTCGGGGCTGCGCACGCAGATCGGGGCGGCGCTGGCCTCTTCCTCGGACGTGGACGAAGTCACTATTGCCGACACCCGCGGCGTGGTCTTTGTCTCCAGCGACGCCAACCTGCCGGGCATAATGGTTGCGCGCCGGGCTCCCTTCACGCAACTCCTGAACCAGAATTTTTTCTCGAAACTGCGCGCCATCTACGGCCCGCAACGGCAATATGAAGTGGATTACGCGTTTACCAAGGGCGGCCAGCCGTTCGGCGATGTGCGGGTGCGCATCACCACGGCCTTGCTGCACAACGAGATGACCAAGGATCTGCGGCCGGCCGCGGGGATCGTGCTGGCGGCGCTGCTGCTTTCGACGATGCTGGCGGCGCTGGTCAGCGGCGCGTCGCTGCGGCCGCTGGCGCAGATCTCCGCGCAACTGGACCGCATCTCGGCGGGGCAGTTCGATGCGCCGGGCGCGAATCCGCGGGGGCTGCCGGGAGGCAGCGACGAACTGGGGCAGGTCAGCCGGAAGATCACGCAGGTAGGCCAGCAACTGCGCGGGGTGCACGAAATTTTCAGCACCCTGCGGGAAAACCTCAACCAAGTGATGGCCGGCCTGGAGGACGGGCTGCTGCTGTTCACGCGCGACGCGCGCGCCGTAATGATCAGCCCGGCCGCGGAGAAATTCCTGGCGGCACCGGCCAGCGATCTGCTGGGGCGCCGCGCCGAGGAGATTTTTCCGCCGGAACACCCGCTGCGCAAAGCGCTGCGCCTGGAGGGCGATGAACTGAGCGCGGTGACCGCGGAAACGCAACTGGAGACGCGCGAGGGGCCGAAGCGGGTGGGAGTGAGCGTGCAGGCGATCGAGGAGAATGGCGAGCGCATGGGCGCGCTGGTGACGCTGCGGGACCTCGATTCGCTGGAAAACATCAATACGCAGTTGCAGGTGAGCGAGCGCCTGGCCGCGCTCGGGCGCATCACCGCGGGCGTGGCCCACGAGGTAAAGAACCCGCTGAATTCCATGCGCCTGTGGCTGGAAAACCTGAAGGAAGCGCTGCCCCACGAGCCGGAGGCCGCGCAGCAGGCGGTGCAGGTCCTGGACAAGGAGATCGACCGCCTGGACACGGTGGTGAAGCGCTTTCTCGATTTCACGCGGCCCACCGAAGTGCACCTGGAGCTGACGCAGCTCGCCAAACTGCTGCAGGAAGTACTCGAGGTGGCCAAGCCGCAGCTGCAGAAGGCCAATGTGGGGCTGGCGCAGCTACTGCCCATTGACGTGCCGGAAGTATATGTGGACCGCGCGCTGCTGAAACAGGCGGTGCTGAACCTGGTGCTGAACGGTGTGGAGGCAATGCCGGCAGGCGGGCAACTGCGGCTGGTGCTGAGCCGCCGCGGCGACATGGCCGAGATCTCCGTGAGCGATACCGGCGGAGGCATCCGGCCGGAGGACCGGCAGAAGATCTTTCAGCTGTTCTTCACGACGCGGCCGGGAGGCAGCGGAATCGGACTGGCGAGCACCTTCCGCATTGTGCAGCTTCTCAACGGTTCGATAGACTTTACTTCCGAGGTCGGCCGGGGCACGACGTTCCACATCGATCTGCCGCTGGCCTCTTGA
- a CDS encoding sigma-54 dependent transcriptional regulator: MGEENKSAARAVEGPEHRERVLIVEDEENARKGYEALLQRWGCDVLGVSNAEDALAKFSAFQPDALIADVELPGMNGLDLLRQLAPELRDVPAIIITGKGSEERAVAAIEAGAFWYIEKPLKGPVLRALLDRALGKARDARQLVSLQRQLREAGRLGELVGASKAMQEVMRIVEMAAPSSASVLITGETGTGKEIVARTIHKLSPRMERPFVAINCSAIPESLMESEIFGHERGAFTGAAERRIGCFELADGGTLLLDEIGEMPAPTQAKLLRVLEERKVRRLGSKTETPVDVRVLAATNKDPEQAVASGSLRQDLYFRLNVFHIHLPPLREHKEDIALLAEHMLRDINAKHGKHVRGIGAEVLDIFLSHTWPGNVRELRNVLERAAIMCDRELIGRAHLPGEFGKAAVKSSGDLASMRFPVGTTVDAVERELILQTLQATGNNKTRAAELLGISLKTLHNKLKEYGSERGETE; the protein is encoded by the coding sequence ATGGGTGAAGAGAACAAGAGCGCGGCACGCGCCGTCGAGGGCCCGGAGCACCGGGAGCGCGTGTTGATCGTCGAGGACGAGGAGAACGCGCGCAAGGGCTACGAGGCCCTGCTGCAACGCTGGGGCTGCGACGTGCTGGGAGTGAGCAACGCGGAAGACGCGCTGGCAAAGTTTTCGGCGTTTCAGCCGGACGCGCTGATCGCCGACGTGGAGCTGCCGGGCATGAACGGCCTGGACCTGCTGCGGCAGCTCGCTCCGGAGCTGCGCGACGTTCCCGCCATCATCATCACCGGCAAAGGCAGCGAAGAGCGGGCCGTGGCGGCCATCGAGGCCGGGGCCTTCTGGTACATCGAAAAGCCGCTGAAAGGCCCGGTGCTGCGGGCGCTGCTGGACCGCGCGCTGGGCAAGGCGCGGGACGCGCGGCAGCTGGTCTCCCTGCAGCGGCAGCTGCGCGAGGCCGGGCGGCTGGGCGAGCTGGTGGGCGCGTCGAAGGCGATGCAGGAGGTCATGCGCATCGTGGAAATGGCCGCGCCGAGTTCGGCCTCGGTGCTGATCACGGGCGAAACGGGCACGGGGAAAGAGATCGTGGCGCGCACGATCCACAAGCTGTCGCCGCGCATGGAGCGGCCGTTTGTGGCCATCAACTGTTCGGCGATCCCGGAATCGCTGATGGAAAGCGAAATCTTCGGGCACGAGCGCGGCGCCTTCACCGGAGCGGCCGAGCGGCGCATCGGCTGCTTCGAGCTGGCCGACGGCGGGACGCTGCTGCTCGACGAAATCGGGGAGATGCCCGCGCCGACGCAGGCCAAGCTGCTGCGGGTGCTGGAGGAGCGCAAGGTGCGGCGGCTGGGGAGCAAGACGGAGACGCCGGTGGACGTGCGGGTGCTGGCGGCCACCAACAAGGATCCGGAACAGGCCGTGGCCAGCGGCAGCCTGCGCCAGGACCTCTATTTCCGGCTGAACGTTTTTCACATTCACCTTCCTCCGCTGCGTGAGCACAAGGAAGACATCGCGCTGCTCGCGGAACATATGCTGCGGGACATCAACGCCAAGCACGGCAAGCACGTGCGGGGAATCGGGGCCGAGGTGCTGGATATTTTTCTGAGCCACACCTGGCCGGGAAACGTCCGCGAGCTGCGCAACGTGCTGGAGCGCGCGGCGATCATGTGCGACCGCGAGCTGATCGGGCGCGCGCATCTTCCCGGGGAATTCGGCAAGGCGGCGGTGAAAAGTTCGGGGGATCTTGCCAGCATGCGCTTCCCGGTGGGCACGACGGTGGACGCGGTGGAGCGCGAACTGATCCTGCAGACGCTGCAGGCCACGGGGAACAACAAGACGCGCGCCGCGGAGTTGCTGGGCATCAGCCTGAAGACGCTGCACAATAAGCTCAAGGAATACGGGAGCGAGCGCGGGGAAACGGAATAA
- a CDS encoding uracil-DNA glycosylase — MTKTETLRVLAEEIVACRKCARLVGYREKVAREKRRAYREWEYWGKPVPGFGDAKAELLILGLAPGAHGANRTGRMFTGDRSGDFLYQALHKAGFANQPTSLHRDDGLRLENAYITATIRCAPPGNKPLPEEIAQCRGYLERELELLRPRAVLALGGIAWNNYLDILKQLGKITSRAAFPFSHGAEAELPGDLPRLFGAYHPSQQNTQTGRLTPAMYGQVLRRIRHYLR, encoded by the coding sequence GTGACAAAAACAGAAACACTGCGCGTGCTGGCGGAAGAGATCGTGGCGTGCCGGAAGTGCGCCCGGCTGGTAGGGTACCGGGAGAAGGTGGCGCGGGAGAAGCGGCGGGCGTACCGCGAGTGGGAGTATTGGGGCAAGCCCGTGCCGGGGTTCGGGGATGCCAAGGCGGAGTTGCTGATTCTGGGGCTGGCTCCGGGAGCGCACGGGGCGAACCGCACGGGCCGGATGTTTACCGGAGACCGCTCGGGGGATTTTCTCTACCAGGCGCTGCACAAGGCGGGGTTCGCGAACCAGCCCACTTCCCTGCACCGCGACGACGGGCTGCGGCTGGAGAATGCCTACATCACAGCAACGATCCGCTGCGCGCCGCCGGGGAACAAGCCGCTGCCGGAGGAGATCGCGCAGTGCCGCGGCTATCTGGAGCGCGAACTGGAACTGCTGCGCCCGCGCGCGGTCCTGGCTCTGGGCGGAATTGCGTGGAACAACTATCTCGACATCCTCAAGCAGCTCGGAAAAATCACTTCGCGGGCCGCATTTCCCTTTTCCCACGGCGCGGAAGCGGAATTGCCCGGCGATTTGCCGCGGCTTTTCGGGGCGTATCATCCCAGCCAGCAGAACACGCAGACCGGGCGACTGACGCCTGCGATGTATGGGCAGGTGCTGCGGAGGATCCGGCACTATCTGCGGTAA
- a CDS encoding histidinol-phosphatase yields the protein MGYREEYGALLERIAGDAERIAMLYFRSDAMRIERKGDGSAVTQADRAIEEMARAEVATSGAALDVLGEELGGEAKALGETGRPRLIIDPIDGTEEFSRGIPTFGTLLAIEQDGEIVASMVCAPALGVRWCAYRGQGAWRDGRPLRVSKVEKLSEAMVFTAGTGPGNDFGRRGNMRRVQDAARRSRSVGGFWQHMLVAEGAVEAAMDLKSRPWDLAPSILIVEEAGGRSTNLLGERTIYQGTFFSSNGLVHEEILEYFR from the coding sequence ATGGGCTACCGGGAAGAGTACGGCGCGCTGCTGGAGAGGATTGCCGGAGACGCCGAGCGCATCGCCATGCTGTACTTCCGCAGCGATGCCATGCGCATCGAGCGCAAAGGGGACGGGTCGGCAGTGACGCAGGCGGACCGCGCCATCGAGGAGATGGCCCGGGCGGAAGTGGCGACGAGCGGGGCCGCGCTGGACGTACTGGGAGAAGAGCTGGGCGGGGAGGCCAAAGCGCTGGGGGAGACCGGGCGGCCGCGGCTGATCATCGATCCGATCGACGGCACCGAGGAATTCTCCCGCGGCATACCGACGTTCGGGACGCTGCTGGCGATCGAGCAGGACGGCGAGATTGTGGCGAGCATGGTGTGCGCGCCGGCGCTGGGAGTGCGCTGGTGCGCGTATCGCGGGCAGGGAGCGTGGCGGGACGGGCGGCCGCTACGCGTTTCGAAGGTGGAGAAACTCAGCGAGGCCATGGTCTTCACCGCGGGGACCGGGCCCGGGAACGATTTCGGGCGGCGGGGCAATATGCGGCGGGTGCAGGACGCGGCGCGGCGCAGCCGGAGCGTGGGCGGATTCTGGCAGCATATGCTGGTGGCGGAAGGCGCGGTGGAAGCGGCCATGGATCTGAAGTCCAGACCGTGGGACCTGGCGCCGTCGATTTTGATCGTGGAAGAGGCCGGCGGACGGTCGACGAACCTGCTGGGGGAGCGCACGATTTATCAGGGGACGTTCTTCAGCTCGAACGGGCTGGTGCACGAAGAGATCCTGGAGTATTTCCGGTAG